The sequence below is a genomic window from Anopheles cruzii chromosome 3, idAnoCruzAS_RS32_06, whole genome shotgun sequence.
GCTTATATGGTAGGATATGAGCTACACGGAAGTAGAGATCAATCATGTTGATCATACCTTTTATACCGGGAAAGTTAACATGTGGCTCTCGAATGAAGAAGCAAGTAAAGCTGAATCAGTAGTTGATAAAAACgtttgtgtattttttgcAGTTCGTTGTAGAAATGAAGGTATTGAGAAACGAGCGTCGGAGACCGAAAATCGAAGGATTTGAACCGACCGATGTtgacttatttatttatttttaccaaGAGCTAATATTCGATGAAAAACGACCGCCCAGCAATACTGAGGTCCAGGTCAGGATCGAGAGTAGAACTTCTACAGAAGTTATTTGAGAATCGGAAGctatttttgaagaaattgGATTGATAAGCCTTTCCCATTTCACTTCAACTCTCGTGTAACCATTTCATTGTCGGAACGGAACTGTAAGAGAAGTTAGAAAAAAACATATCTTTGAGAGGCATATGGTGCGGTTTTGTACCCTCAAGCTTTGCAAATTTCAGTGATCATTCAGATGTCGCGGATCATTTCAGAAGGACCAACTCACGTtggaatttttcaaaaaaaaattgcttCTACCAATGCTGAGTTTTATGCTGGCAATTGGTACACTCCAAAGCGCCTTTATTCGGCGAACGGATTCGAAATTACTGAAATAAACATGCCCGTTGCCagtaaaaatttaaattaaatcaattcaTGGGAAAGTGTTTAGCCTAATGTCGGTTTCCACCAGAAGATGGATGTCCAATATTAGTTAAAATAATTAGTCATTGTGTTGCAAACGTGCACGATGTGCGTTTAAAAAACTATAATGAGGCCAAACTCATTGCGGCGCCAACAGGAAGCCGGAAAATGGGGAGAAAAACGGACCGGATCGCATTAACGAAATTGACGGAAGCGGCGAACGGGGCCCCACATTAAGGGCTCCCTTCGGCAGTGGCAGTGCGCGGCAAATAAAGTAACCTATCCGAACCTAACCATACGCACATTGCCGCCGTGAAGAAGAAACACCAATTGTAGTCTCGGGAACTGGGCACGGGGTTGCGTAACAACGCGCCTATCGCGCCGACAGCTTAAATACTCCGAATGCGATAAGATTGTGTCATGGGTGCCGAAGCATCGTGGacgcggaaaagcggaaaatatcccaccgatcggccggcaCGCAACCTGCCCGCCCCCGATGTCGATGCGTTGCGATGTGCGTCCGTCTTCCTACCCACGGGGTGCATCTTGAGATCGACTGCTGAGCTTGCTGAAGATGCATAATTGCAAACGGGAAGTGCAGCGCGGTGATGGATAAACATGGTGATTACACACGGTGGatgcacaccacaccacgtaacaaaaacacattcagTGGACCATTGTGCGCGAAGCGTTTCAGTTATTGTTTGccgggttcggtttcgtttgccCGCACCTTGCTGCAGTTCTGCCAACTGGTTCTctgcgttttcttttccaacttCTCTGCCAAGCGGTTCAGCCCAGCGGCGTTAATTGAAGCTTTTGCATCAACATTATAGTGCATCGATTGCGCAAAAAAACCTAACTTCCTCTCTTGGGATGgttcaacgttttttttatgatttacactttcgtttcgattcacCCTTGGTCGGATTGGTCGAGAAAAAATCATTGGTGATCTACAAAATAGAAAGGTTTATGTCTTTCGCTTCTCATTTGTATCATTTGAATAATGACGTCGGTTGAGAACCTCTTGACCTCTTAAAGACCGGTACATTTGAATGCTTTTTTGCAACAAGCCACAGGCAGTCACAACATTCGGTTGTGCGTCAAAATGTAACACCCTTTTCGGCAATTAAGCGCTGGACTTACTGCCGACCGACGCACCATGCTTCGAATAGTCATTCCAAGCCACCGCACCAGAGAAGGAAGAGTCCAACTCCATCGAGCCTTCGAGCTTTGTAGAAAATTCACGAAGCACCCGCACCAGTCGGAAGGTGGAGCCGTCCGACCCATTGTCCTAAAACGCCAGACCAAACGCGGCAGGGGGGGGCCGCGTTTTCCTGCCGCCCCCTGGAAGAAGAAGGAAATGCCACAGACCCATAGACGGCGGGACaatcattttatttcgaaGGCGCTTTTTTCCGGGCCTGAAGTGGGCAGTTTCAATTTTTAACACCTTCGCCACCTTGGCCGGGGAAACGATTAGTGCCTAGCCGTGCTCTGGCGCGTTTTCGCGAGCGATCGGTAGCGAAGGTTTATCGAACTCAGCCGCCTTCGAGCCGTTCGAACACGCGCGCACCACGGGCTACGAGTCCGTTAGTTTATGCTAAATGGCGCGCGTCAAGCATGCCGACAGCAGGACGGACGCCGTTCGGAGCCGCACGGTTGGTGCTGCCCCGCGTGTCACGGAATGGAGGCGATGGAGGCAAACTCCGTGCAGAAAAGTTCActgcgaaaacaaaaaaatgcacCATTCAACCGGAACGGGaccgccggcggtggtcaATTTCGGTGGCAGTAGTACCTCAGGACCGAAGCACCCGAAGatagtttcattttcatttcaagcGCCACGAACGAGAGAGCCTTTTACTTAATTGTTTCACGAACACGAtcacttttctttttatgctttctatCTATTTTCGGATCATTTGTACaaagtttgctgctgcaacatgtttgaaaaaaggaagaacatTTATCTACCATCCAGGacaatcagcatcagcatgaTCATCCAGCTGGCCCTAGCCAGCCGGAGGAGATGTTATCCTGACTAGATATTTTTTTGTGGGTCGacggaaatgatttattttctatgAATTACTGCTGGTAATACTCCTCgcggaaaacatgaaaatgaagaTTGATTTAAGGTACTTTAATTGAATGTCTTGAGTGCAGCAGTAACAATGTAGTTGAAGAGTATCTGACGTAACGATTAAATAAAGACACGAGCCGTAGACgtgcaaacaaatggaacagaAGGAACGCAAACGCAACGTCGATTGGTTCTTCGAAACGGCAACGGAGGTCAGCACTGACGAGCAGGTTGCAGGAATCCAACGATGACCACCGAAGGCCCATTTAGGAGCCAACGATTTGCGTGCGCACACTATCCTCAGCGGGCTATCCGCATATTTCCAGGCTTACGATGGCGGCAGCAATTCATCACTTTTTTCAGCGTTCCCTCGCCCTGGCTCGTCCAGCCGTCGCCCAGTTTTCCGCCCTCGTCTTTGCCGGCTTGTTGGAAATGTTTCGTACGTTTGTAGTTTCGtgcatttccttttttcagcAACCCTCCcggccacccaccaccgccgccttTGAGTctgcgggtgcgggtgtgTATGTTGATCGACGACTgccaacgaaaacaaaagaaagtgAGCTTTTCGTGCGAAGCGTCGCGCCCGTGCCAGTGGCCATGTTCCAACAACCCGTGTGCGCCTCGCCGAtggtggaaaacggaaaagaaaagcgaaagtacAACCGCCGCACGATCGCATCACGAAAAgggccgcgcgcgtgtggcgTGCAGCGCCTCTTCCTTGGGCGCGTTTAATTGGCGCTAAAAATCGGCCCTCCACCTAGCGCAAGAGCGTGATGGCAACAGGAGCGTGATGAGGCCTGGCCAGGGCGGAAAACATTGCCCaagacgacggcgatggcggcgacgacgatcccGGACACGTATCGTACGCCGCCCGAATACCATGCCGCCGACCGCGAAGGAAAGAGCGCGTCTCCCCACCAACGGGGGCGCAGGCGACGGCTTCCCCCGGACGCCATCTCTGGACACGCTCCGGTTgcttaattaaaatataaaaacccTTGCACCAGCGGAACGGTTAACCAGTAAACTTTGTACGCTCCGTCCATCAATAGGTGTATCGAAATGAAGTTGACGGTAAGGATCACTGCTGCCAGCCCATGGCCAAGGATTATTTGTGGCGAGAAACGGTGTGCTTGGTGTGAACGCGGTGTGGTACGCCCCACATTATGGACTTATGGTGAAGATAAAGCTAACGTTTTGGTGATCTTATGTCTGCCCAAGTGAATGTGTCTCCTGAACATTGGCTGCCTATTGAACTGTGGATGTGGACAGTGGCAATGAAAAAACAGCAAGGCCCAGCAAGGACATGATCGCAGTTTCGTGACGGAATACTGTTCTGCTAATGTTTGGTGATAAGTTTTGTGCAACTTTCGAATCATCCAATGAAAGACAACAACGCTGAGGAAAACATTGGCCACTTCCTTGTGATTTGTGAAAACAAGGATAAAATATTAGACATTGGACACAACTAGCACATTAACTGATACGAACGCTACTGGTGGCTTTTCGAACGGCTTGAGGCAGTTGGAATGAGCTCTTTTTTATAATTAGCTCTTAAAGGACAAAAAGACTTAAAATACTCAAACTCCGGAAGTTCTAAGGTTCAATGAACAAAACACCAAAATGGCCTATATATCAAAGGATAACATGTTCTCTTCGTGGTTGAAACAACACAAGATCctgaacaataaaaaagctTGGTTTCGAATACTGTGGTGCCACATTGCGTGGTATTCGACAGTAGTTTGCTAAATAGTCTTTTGGACATTCTTAACCACTAGAGTCCAGGCCAGAACTTGACGTGGTATACTCAACTTGAGGGCTgtataaaacacaaaaacaattcCAAGTATTGTTATGCTTTTCATTTCGTAAGCATGTGACCAAGATATGAACTAAGATAGTTCATCAGTCTCACACATCAGTCCCTTTCCGTGAGAACTCTAAAAAGTGTATTATTCGATTTGAAGTAGCAAAGAGTTGTGGTTGATGTGCTTGTCGTGATCTGGCTAAAAGTAGTAATGAAAGCTTCCAACTAAGTTAGTACTTATGTACGGTAAAGGATATTGCCAAGCTAAAGGGTCTACTGCTCCAGACCCTCCAGTCTCCAACTGGTCACCATGTAGCTAATTTCGAACGTCAACCGACGAAAGTTACAATTTCTACACGATACTTGATGCCTTCTTTCTGGTTCTATTCCCATTCCGCACGTCCAGATACTGGTGGCATCGGTGGCTGTCGTCATCTCGGCAGCACTGGCGCTGGACTTCGAAAGTCGAAAGTTGCAACCAGGCGCCGATGGCAACGGGGCCGATCTGTTGTCGGAGCTGGAGCAAACACCGGCCGAGGACCGCCAGTGGCAGGCGGTGAAGAAGCACGAGAAGCGGCAGACGGGCAAAAAGATTCACATCTTCCTCAGCAAGCCGAAGGGCAAGAAGTCGAAGAAGCACAGCacggccgccgacggcgaaccggaaacgcagACGCGCAAAACGCCCGAGTTGACGACGCGCTCCGACAAGGGCGTGATCGATACGACCTCGGACGCCCCGGACGCGGCCGTGGGCGAGAGCCAGCACTACGAGGTCGGCGAGCATAACATTGTGAAGGAGAAGATCAAGATcaagcaccaccatcaccatcatcaccacaaCCACGTGAAGACGGTGGTCAAGAAGGAGCCGTATCCGGTCGAGAAAGTGGTCCAGGTGCCAGTCGAAAAGATCGTGCACGTGCCCAAGCCCTATCCGGTGGAAAAGGTCGTCGAAAAGGTGGTTCACGTGCCGGTCGAGAAAATTGTGCACGTCCCCAAACCGTACCCCGTCGAGAAGATCGTCGAAAAGGTTGTCCACGTCCCGAAGCCGTATCCGGTCGAGAAGATCGTTGAAAAGCCCATACACGTCCCGAAACCTTACCCGGTGGAGGTCAAAGTTCCGTATCCGGTCGAGAAGATCGTACACGTGGACAAACCGTATCCGGTGGAGAAGATCGTCGAGAAAGTGGTCCACGTGCCCAAGCCCTATCCGGTCTACAAGCAGGTCCACGTGCCGTACGAGGTGAAAGTGCCGTACGAAGTCCCAAAGCCGGTGCCGTATCCGGTCGAGAAGAAGGTTCCGTATCCGGTTGAAGTCAAGGTACCGGTCGAAGTGGAGAAGAaagttccggtgccggtaaaAGTAGAGGTCGAGAAGAAAGTTCCATATCCGGTAAGGGTTTACGTGCCACAGCCGTATCCGGTGGAGAAGAAAGTTCCGTATCCGGTGGCAGTGAAATCGGCCTCGTTTCCGTTCCCATTCGACAAAGACATCTCGAGCTACTCCAACACCAGATTTCACTCGTTCGATTCGCAGCAGCACGAAGAGCTAGCCGGATCGGAGGACAACTACCGTCGCTCCGTCAAGACTGGCTACAAGAAGGGCAAGGGTAAGAAGTCGAAGAAAACCGATCAGCAACagaaccaacaacagcagcagcagcagcaacagcaccactCGTCGAGTGCTCCGGTCACGGAGGACAACAGCGAAGGGCAGTCGGGCATGGGAGCGTCCTACTCGGCGGTTAACAACGGCGGGGACCACGGAGCACACTACACTCAGACGACGATCTACCACAGTGGGCCCGGATATCAGtcacaccagcaacagcagcagcagcaacagcaatctCAGCAATCGcttcaacaacagcaccaagATCAGCTACAGCAGCAgtaccatcagcagcagcaacagcagctgcaacaACAGTATGGAAACCAAGATCAGACCACCTTCTTTAACCAGCAGCTGATCCACTACGGCCAGCAGCCCAAGTACGGGCCATCCACGTTCCCTAGCCAGTCGTCTCAAGGCGATGACTACGGCGGTTCTGTGCAGCAGTCATCCGGACAGGACGCCCACCAGTACGGTCAGTACACTAGCTCCGACCACTACGGTTCCGGATCGAACCACCAGGAGGTGATCGTCACACCTCCGACCGGTGGTGCCGGCTCCGCTATCGGACACACCAGCGGCTTCGGACACCAGCAGCCCTCCTACGGCCTCACCGCCCCATCGAATCCTGGCGGTGGCTTCGCGCTAGACTCGCAACCACAACCCTTCCAGCTGGTCCAGCTGGCACCGTTCCAGTACCAGACGCCTACCGGGTTTTCCCTGCCAACGGCCAGATAGGTAGGGGCGGGCCCCGCCCCTCCCAGACCCGACCTGTGAGACTGACACCAAAGAGTATCCGCACTgaccgaaaacggaaccgaagcgCACCGCCCATTGCTTCGACGACGGTGAGACGGTTGGAACTGGGCAGCCGAGCGCGCTCGTaagcgattgtttgttttttgttttttgatttaaATAACCATTACTTTACCCGCCAAACCGTTTGCCTGCCGTCCCACAAACCACGGCTCAGTGCTGGGGCTGGAAGTCTATTTTTGTGAAATAGTTTCCCGCTACCTGTAATCGTACCTCTTCCATCGCGCACGCTCAACGAATCCCGGATCGTGGATCGGGGTCCAGTACAGTAATTGACCGGAAAAACGGGACCCTGCCCTCTGGACCGTCTCCACGCTGCACTGCCGAAGGCTAGCAGATAATGTGTTACCGCTAATCTCTGATGGTGCCTCTCTGGTGTCGGTGGCAGGAGGAGCTATCAGAAAGTAGTTCACCGTCCACCGTTGCCAGAGGTACTCTGTACAAGGTTTCGAAATTCGTGTCATTGGATTTGAACCGATATTATTGTACATAGGATTCTTCCTTCTGTTGAAGATACTGTACCGCTGCGTCGTAGAACGCTGCTATTGttgcgaaaataaaattaaatagcTAAATGTCACACGAATGATTAAACGGTTCATTTCTGTCGCCGCTTCAGGTAAGTTTGTCTTTAGTTTAACACGAAAGTGATCAACTCACCGCTCAACAGCTCTAAGCGATGGACCGCTTAAACCTGCTGCTTCCGTGAAACTTTCACCGCTGAACCCAGACTAAAACATTGCGAAACCTGCGAGCAATCGCAAAATAACACTACAACATGTGCGATTGAAGAAACTAAATTCAACCGCCAGATCAgccaaaggaaaaaaaacagggaaatgAATGTGAACGAATAAAATGCACTTTTCCGGTTATGTGTGTCGAAGGAAGGGATCAGTTTATTATCGGAGGCGATAAATATACGAtacaaaaatattgtttcttaTCTCTCGAAAAGGGGTTTTCACAGACTGTAATCGTTTTTCGACAAACGAGGCGAATCGTAAAAAAGGCGTACTACCACTACCTACATACATGCGGATGTGCTGGAGAGTCTTTCCTTTCGTCAAGTTCGTCAAAACAATCAATTTGTTGGCATTGCTTCGGTTTTGTAACACAACTAATGTATACCACAAACCAATGGATGCCGTTGGCCCACGTCTATCACGATTTCGTTGTGAGCACAGAGCTTGTTCAGTACACGGACAATGAAAGACGATActaatataataatataacTGCCACtacttgccacacacacacactgtacgCTCCACCTTACCACCCTTGTTGGCAACTATTTGAAACCTATTGCAGACCTGGCGTAAAACTGTATCCTTTTCAGCAAACTAACCAATAATGCGCCGCCTGAATATCTCCTCTGCTACACACAAGGGGATACGCGTTAGGGCACTGAAATGAGGtaaatgtttttatgttgttaGCTTTGTTGTCTTCT
It includes:
- the LOC128270739 gene encoding probable serine/threonine-protein kinase kinX translates to MKLTILVASVAVVISAALALDFESRKLQPGADGNGADLLSELEQTPAEDRQWQAVKKHEKRQTGKKIHIFLSKPKGKKSKKHSTAADGEPETQTRKTPELTTRSDKGVIDTTSDAPDAAVGESQHYEVGEHNIVKEKIKIKHHHHHHHHNHVKTVVKKEPYPVEKVVQVPVEKIVHVPKPYPVEKVVEKVVHVPVEKIVHVPKPYPVEKIVEKVVHVPKPYPVEKIVEKPIHVPKPYPVEVKVPYPVEKIVHVDKPYPVEKIVEKVVHVPKPYPVYKQVHVPYEVKVPYEVPKPVPYPVEKKVPYPVEVKVPVEVEKKVPVPVKVEVEKKVPYPVRVYVPQPYPVEKKVPYPVAVKSASFPFPFDKDISSYSNTRFHSFDSQQHEELAGSEDNYRRSVKTGYKKGKGKKSKKTDQQQNQQQQQQQQQHHSSSAPVTEDNSEGQSGMGASYSAVNNGGDHGAHYTQTTIYHSGPGYQSHQQQQQQQQQSQQSLQQQHQDQLQQQYHQQQQQQLQQQYGNQDQTTFFNQQLIHYGQQPKYGPSTFPSQSSQGDDYGGSVQQSSGQDAHQYGQYTSSDHYGSGSNHQEVIVTPPTGGAGSAIGHTSGFGHQQPSYGLTAPSNPGGGFALDSQPQPFQLVQLAPFQYQTPTGFSLPTAR